Proteins from a genomic interval of Candidatus Methanomethylicota archaeon:
- a CDS encoding YHS domain-containing protein, with translation MAKDPVCGMMVDEGKTKFKLDYNGKTYYFCSAICMEKFKSNPKKYAK, from the coding sequence TTGGCTAAAGATCCCGTTTGCGGCATGATGGTTGATGAAGGTAAAACTAAATTTAAACTAGATTACAATGGTAAAACATACTACTTCTGTAGCGCTATATGTATGGAGAAGTTTAAATCAAACCCAAAGAAGTATGCTAAATGA
- a CDS encoding GNAT family N-acetyltransferase, translating into MDVYLENKDVLEEADEEWYKSIVMANGKQNILLVACLNDKVVGFLHLYYGGGKGYIEAIAVKEEYRGAGIGGKLLNEAERILKRRGISKVRLNVKHNNLKALAFYIRNGYSIDGVTMIMKWEPRGKTSTNGNVKLIKLSREDLKKIDGLTSTWWSTVTERADREIYKYYRGEVAYGIYVEERFCGVVEFEPEETLYIDYLSVSHSNPQQALRNIIEGLKIYAMENDVREVIIPVDSTKKLFIQTMIEEGFRVSDVEYRFYKDLD; encoded by the coding sequence ATGGATGTATACCTTGAAAACAAGGATGTTTTGGAAGAAGCTGATGAAGAATGGTATAAGAGCATAGTAATGGCAAATGGCAAACAAAACATACTACTCGTAGCATGCTTAAATGATAAAGTAGTGGGATTCCTACACCTATACTATGGTGGGGGGAAAGGGTACATTGAAGCAATAGCAGTTAAGGAGGAGTATAGGGGGGCTGGAATTGGTGGAAAACTACTAAATGAAGCTGAAAGGATACTTAAGAGGAGGGGGATAAGTAAAGTTAGATTAAACGTAAAACACAACAACTTGAAAGCTCTAGCATTCTACATTAGAAATGGATACAGCATAGATGGAGTCACAATGATTATGAAATGGGAACCGAGAGGAAAAACTTCAACTAATGGCAATGTGAAGTTAATCAAATTGTCCAGGGAAGATTTGAAGAAGATTGATGGTTTAACATCAACATGGTGGAGTACAGTTACCGAGAGAGCTGATAGGGAGATATACAAGTATTATAGGGGTGAAGTAGCCTACGGAATATATGTGGAAGAAAGGTTCTGTGGTGTAGTTGAATTTGAACCTGAAGAAACATTATACATAGATTACCTATCAGTATCACACAGCAACCCACAACAAGCATTAAGGAATATAATTGAAGGGTTAAAGATTTATGCCATGGAAAACGATGTTAGGGAAGTTATCATCCCAGTGGATTCAACGAAAAAACTATTCATACAAACAATGATTGAAGAGGGGTTTAGGGTATCCGACGTGGAGTACAGATTCTATAAGGATTTGGATTGA
- a CDS encoding S24/S26 family peptidase, with product MKRILLKLLLVILLLTPLIGRVLTLPATIILYTGSSMKPTMNCGDLIVCISRDYLKYDVGDIVVCIIEPMQYIAHRIVEFRGDSVIMRGDNMQLPDPPIDKDYIKYVVIAVIPLKLWFPIVVAIAIVYMALRGRKVIANVRGGRGFEVMVFEASLLISIAAVSLTPINSTPIQSTIAKPSVNLMEVKILSVSEVMVRYSVQYAYPINVEECIFKIANKTIYSKAHISDDHTVIVETPLEIYQLAYGNRVEDINFKLKVRFDKGVLEGNYTYKINWRKLNIYVEGEELVIENPNYVSMNVSWIKVIYMMIDKAGFMKIMKTDYMEPITVNALSKQVLKIGREGEAIGAYVELKYEFLGGEMFERKYIKFTG from the coding sequence ATGAAACGAATTTTATTAAAGTTACTGCTCGTAATTCTACTGCTCACACCATTAATTGGTAGAGTGCTGACTTTACCAGCAACAATAATATTGTATACTGGTTCAAGCATGAAGCCAACAATGAATTGTGGAGACCTCATAGTATGCATATCAAGGGATTATTTGAAATATGATGTTGGGGATATAGTGGTATGCATAATTGAACCCATGCAGTATATTGCACATAGAATTGTGGAATTTAGGGGAGACTCCGTAATAATGAGGGGAGACAACATGCAACTACCAGATCCACCAATAGATAAGGATTACATTAAATATGTGGTTATAGCAGTAATACCGTTGAAATTATGGTTTCCAATAGTTGTGGCTATTGCAATTGTATACATGGCTTTAAGGGGGAGGAAGGTTATTGCAAATGTTAGAGGGGGTAGGGGTTTTGAGGTAATGGTGTTTGAAGCATCATTATTGATTAGTATAGCAGCAGTATCGCTTACGCCTATAAATAGCACTCCAATACAATCAACAATAGCTAAACCATCAGTAAATTTGATGGAAGTGAAAATTCTAAGCGTATCGGAAGTTATGGTTAGGTATAGCGTACAGTATGCGTATCCAATAAATGTTGAGGAATGCATATTCAAAATAGCGAACAAAACAATATATTCAAAGGCACACATAAGTGACGATCACACAGTAATAGTTGAAACGCCATTGGAAATCTATCAATTGGCATATGGGAATAGGGTTGAGGATATAAATTTCAAATTAAAGGTGAGGTTTGATAAGGGGGTTTTGGAGGGAAACTATACCTATAAAATAAACTGGAGGAAATTGAACATATACGTTGAAGGTGAAGAGCTTGTAATTGAAAATCCAAATTATGTGAGTATGAATGTAAGCTGGATAAAGGTGATATATATGATGATAGATAAAGCTGGATTCATGAAAATAATGAAAACGGATTACATGGAACCGATAACTGTGAATGCATTATCAAAACAAGTATTGAAGATTGGGAGGGAGGGTGAAGCCATCGGTGCATATGTGGAGTTGAAATATGAGTTTCTGGGGGGAGAGATGTTTGAGAGGAAATACATCAAATTCACAGGATAA
- a CDS encoding transcriptional regulator, with the protein MKTPLEIGYRYILPSLKSQLTKILTTKFNLNQIETSKTLKISKSTVSRYISMERGSKIDLSKFSEINEIMEKLASRILEEKLDEYSIEMELIKITLHILSKKYLCNFHAEIDPQIDPTKCNICPNIFKQI; encoded by the coding sequence ATGAAGACACCTCTAGAAATAGGATATAGATACATCCTACCATCACTAAAAAGTCAATTAACAAAAATACTCACAACAAAATTCAACTTAAACCAAATAGAAACATCAAAAACCCTAAAAATATCGAAATCCACAGTTTCAAGATACATATCCATGGAAAGAGGATCAAAAATAGACCTATCAAAATTCAGCGAAATCAATGAAATCATGGAGAAATTAGCCTCAAGAATCCTAGAGGAAAAGCTAGATGAATACAGCATAGAAATGGAACTCATAAAAATAACCCTACACATACTAAGCAAAAAGTATCTATGCAACTTCCATGCAGAAATAGATCCCCAAATAGATCCAACTAAATGCAACATATGCCCAAATATTTTCAAACAAATCTAA
- a CDS encoding MBL fold metallo-hydrolase, with protein sequence MAFRMTVFSDNYVSLRSRSCWAQHGFGALLEFRFEDLILNVVFDCGPSMDVVKHNLDVLKLDFSGVNAIFLSHGHYDHTGGLIEVVKRIGRRVPVLVHPKTFSNRFAKRDLRVVGVPFKPSDVESAGGIVVPCRNPVDFAGKVFLSGEIDRVNDFEKVEGYFIEEDGRLVDDNIIDDRALIANLNGEFIVLTGCAHSGLINTLHYAMKEFNARKFKAIIGGFHLESAPDERISRTISELKKIDFQYIVPMHCTGIKMIAALINNFGEKVKILSVGESLELK encoded by the coding sequence TTGGCTTTTAGGATGACTGTTTTCTCTGATAATTATGTTAGTCTTAGGAGTAGGAGTTGTTGGGCTCAGCATGGTTTTGGTGCGTTGCTAGAGTTTAGATTTGAGGATTTAATTTTGAATGTGGTTTTTGATTGCGGCCCTTCCATGGATGTTGTTAAGCATAATTTGGATGTTTTGAAGCTTGATTTCAGTGGTGTTAATGCAATTTTCTTGAGTCATGGACATTATGATCATACTGGAGGGTTGATCGAGGTTGTTAAGCGTATTGGTAGGAGGGTTCCAGTGTTGGTTCATCCGAAGACATTCTCCAATAGGTTTGCTAAGAGGGATCTTAGGGTTGTTGGAGTCCCATTCAAGCCAAGCGATGTTGAGAGTGCTGGTGGAATAGTTGTTCCATGTAGGAATCCAGTTGATTTTGCTGGTAAAGTCTTCCTTAGTGGTGAAATTGATAGGGTTAATGATTTTGAGAAGGTTGAGGGGTACTTTATTGAGGAGGATGGTAGACTCGTTGATGACAATATAATTGATGATAGAGCTTTAATAGCCAACTTAAATGGTGAATTCATAGTTTTGACTGGATGTGCACATTCAGGTTTAATCAACACATTACATTACGCTATGAAGGAGTTTAATGCTAGGAAGTTTAAAGCCATAATTGGAGGCTTCCACCTTGAATCTGCACCAGATGAAAGAATTTCAAGAACTATAAGTGAGCTTAAGAAGATAGATTTCCAATACATCGTTCCAATGCACTGCACGGGGATTAAAATGATTGCAGCACTAATAAACAATTTCGGTGAGAAGGTGAAGATTCTAAGTGTAGGTGAAAGTTTGGAGCTAAAGTAA
- a CDS encoding CoA pyrophosphatase has product MDLKADEDRAAVMIILCEDGELEALYIRRAVNPMDPWSGQIAFPGGRTKMQDVDIIETAIREAWEEVGIEVKREDVIGILGVFQPANEPKLKVYPVIAKLKFKPEVKLSNEVTDYMWIPIKRLCLSEVEIDGRRVEGYRYGSYIIWGLTARITKKLIEILK; this is encoded by the coding sequence ATGGATTTAAAAGCAGATGAAGATAGAGCTGCAGTAATGATAATACTGTGTGAAGATGGAGAGCTCGAAGCACTATATATTAGGAGAGCTGTAAATCCCATGGACCCATGGTCTGGACAAATAGCATTCCCAGGGGGGAGAACGAAGATGCAAGATGTGGACATAATAGAAACAGCCATAAGAGAAGCATGGGAAGAGGTAGGCATAGAAGTGAAGAGAGAAGATGTCATTGGAATTCTAGGAGTATTCCAACCAGCCAATGAACCAAAACTAAAAGTATATCCAGTCATAGCAAAATTAAAATTCAAACCAGAAGTAAAACTCTCAAATGAAGTTACAGATTACATGTGGATCCCAATTAAAAGGCTATGTTTAAGTGAAGTAGAAATTGATGGGAGGAGGGTTGAGGGATATAGGTATGGAAGCTACATAATATGGGGGTTAACAGCCAGAATAACTAAAAAATTAATAGAAATATTAAAATAG
- a CDS encoding AbrB/MazE/SpoVT family DNA-binding domain-containing protein yields the protein MEVVKIDERGRLLIPKKLREMVGIREGGFVEIEVKDEGIVVKPAKPVAQKYFGVFKVEKWPEDLDEFIVRAMKDWWSRKGM from the coding sequence ATGGAAGTGGTGAAGATTGATGAGAGGGGGAGATTACTTATTCCAAAGAAGTTGAGGGAGATGGTTGGTATAAGGGAGGGGGGATTTGTGGAGATAGAAGTTAAGGATGAGGGTATTGTTGTTAAGCCTGCGAAGCCAGTTGCCCAGAAGTATTTTGGAGTTTTCAAGGTAGAGAAGTGGCCAGAGGATTTAGATGAGTTTATTGTGAGGGCGATGAAGGATTGGTGGAGCAGAAAAGGTATGTAG
- a CDS encoding radical SAM protein, producing MFKVAIRDPRKCMDCGTCDLIVACPVNRVGDTRNCVGCGACYLACPYEAIYMVDADRVKHVSIVVNGEKFSVPDKITVLNALEFIGFKVSSFPGEGDIYAPCRVGGCWSCAVIIDGSLKPSCITPVRDGMIIETNLPENYVPKRLVHGWMGHPVGGVGTPWWIKGRGYVEAAVFACGCNLRCPQCQNWTTTYCGSEIPYTPREAALIMTDTRRIYNVDRMAISGGECTLNRHWLVQYIAELKKLNPDDKARFHVDTNATILTKDYIDDLVEAGMTDIGPDLKGIKVETFMHITGISNRSLAEKYLKTSWNAFKYIVDNYLGKVFIGVGIPYNKELISLEEIAEIGEEIYKICPEVQVCVLDYRPEFRRRNISRPRFHEMVKVWEILKSTGLRTVICQTERGHIGPYEAKPRF from the coding sequence ATGTTTAAGGTTGCCATTAGGGATCCTAGGAAATGTATGGATTGTGGTACATGTGATCTCATAGTGGCATGCCCAGTTAATAGGGTTGGTGATACTAGGAATTGTGTTGGTTGTGGTGCATGCTACTTGGCATGTCCATATGAAGCCATATACATGGTTGATGCTGATAGGGTTAAGCATGTATCCATAGTGGTTAATGGTGAGAAGTTTAGCGTCCCAGATAAGATTACAGTTCTTAATGCTCTGGAATTCATCGGCTTTAAAGTTTCAAGTTTCCCCGGTGAAGGTGATATTTACGCTCCATGCCGTGTTGGTGGATGTTGGAGTTGCGCTGTAATCATTGATGGCTCTCTAAAACCTAGCTGTATAACTCCAGTTAGGGATGGGATGATTATTGAAACAAATCTACCAGAAAATTATGTTCCAAAGAGGCTTGTTCACGGTTGGATGGGTCACCCTGTGGGTGGTGTTGGTACTCCATGGTGGATTAAGGGGAGAGGGTATGTTGAAGCTGCAGTTTTCGCTTGCGGTTGCAATCTAAGATGCCCACAATGCCAAAATTGGACTACAACATACTGTGGCTCCGAAATCCCATATACCCCTAGGGAAGCCGCGTTAATAATGACTGATACTAGGAGGATTTACAATGTGGATAGAATGGCAATTTCAGGTGGTGAATGCACATTAAATAGACATTGGCTAGTTCAATATATTGCTGAACTTAAAAAGCTTAACCCAGATGATAAAGCTAGATTCCACGTGGACACAAACGCCACAATACTAACAAAGGATTACATTGACGATCTAGTTGAAGCTGGAATGACAGATATAGGTCCAGATTTAAAGGGGATTAAAGTTGAAACATTCATGCATATAACTGGAATAAGTAATAGAAGCTTAGCTGAAAAGTACCTTAAAACCTCTTGGAATGCCTTCAAATACATAGTTGACAATTATCTTGGGAAGGTATTCATAGGAGTTGGAATACCATACAATAAAGAACTAATATCACTTGAAGAGATAGCAGAGATCGGTGAAGAAATATACAAGATATGTCCAGAAGTTCAAGTATGCGTACTCGATTATAGACCTGAATTTAGGAGGAGGAATATATCTAGGCCAAGATTCCATGAAATGGTTAAGGTTTGGGAGATTTTAAAGTCAACTGGATTGAGGACTGTGATATGCCAAACTGAGCGTGGGCATATAGGCCCATATGAAGCTAAACCACGATTCTAA
- a CDS encoding radical SAM protein, producing the protein MSEVDAVVNTVRIWLGNPLSRGLMRYIYNGSPQSFNKMLEKYAGLNVNLSASEKFKYILLERILNIGAKSFGKSEEELRSSLRSPLIRRAIANVLGGIAEYGVMRPQTTIAPFLVVWNYTRLCNLKCKHCYENAGPKQDEDELNTIEAKRVVDEFAEAGVVAIAFSGGEPLMRKDFYEVANHAYKREFYISIATNGTLIDRETAMKLKDSGVQYVEVSLDGLEETHDNFRGVKGAFKKSIEGIKNCIDVGLDVGVATTITKQNMNEVPKLVDMLEGIGVKRFIAFNFIPVGRGKDIVKMDLEPEERKRILEGLYGKLITPNCRIQTYSTAPQYSVISVNFEGGPIIATHFTNKSAMELLKGKAKALAEFIGGCGAGRLYCGLEPNGDIIPCVFMPIKIGNIRVNKLIDVWRDSPILWKLRNRDELEGCGECEYRYICGGCRARAYAYFNNIQGPDPGCFIKTEYWQKINNS; encoded by the coding sequence TTGAGCGAGGTAGATGCAGTAGTTAATACTGTTAGGATTTGGCTTGGAAACCCATTGTCGAGGGGATTAATGAGATACATATATAATGGTAGCCCACAATCCTTCAACAAAATGCTGGAGAAGTATGCAGGGTTAAATGTAAACTTAAGTGCAAGTGAAAAATTCAAATACATTTTACTGGAAAGGATACTGAATATTGGAGCTAAAAGCTTTGGGAAATCAGAGGAGGAGTTAAGGAGTTCACTGAGGAGCCCATTGATTAGGAGAGCTATAGCAAATGTACTTGGGGGGATAGCTGAATATGGAGTTATGAGACCTCAAACAACCATAGCACCATTCCTAGTGGTATGGAATTATACGAGACTATGCAACTTGAAATGTAAACACTGCTATGAAAATGCGGGACCAAAACAAGATGAAGATGAACTCAACACCATTGAGGCGAAGAGGGTTGTGGATGAATTTGCAGAGGCAGGTGTTGTGGCAATAGCATTCTCCGGAGGTGAACCACTAATGAGGAAAGACTTCTACGAAGTGGCAAATCATGCATACAAGAGGGAATTCTACATATCCATAGCCACCAATGGGACATTAATAGATCGTGAAACCGCAATGAAACTTAAGGATTCAGGAGTCCAATACGTTGAAGTATCATTGGATGGATTGGAGGAAACACATGACAATTTCAGAGGTGTAAAGGGGGCGTTCAAGAAGAGCATTGAGGGGATAAAGAATTGTATAGATGTGGGTTTAGATGTGGGCGTAGCAACAACAATAACGAAGCAAAACATGAATGAAGTGCCAAAACTTGTGGATATGCTTGAAGGTATTGGTGTTAAGAGGTTCATAGCCTTCAACTTCATACCAGTAGGTAGGGGGAAAGATATTGTGAAAATGGACTTAGAACCGGAGGAGAGGAAGAGGATTCTAGAGGGACTTTATGGGAAACTCATAACTCCAAACTGTAGAATACAAACATACAGTACAGCACCACAATACTCAGTTATATCAGTAAACTTTGAGGGAGGACCAATAATAGCCACACACTTCACAAACAAATCGGCAATGGAACTATTAAAGGGGAAGGCTAAGGCACTGGCAGAATTCATTGGCGGATGCGGTGCTGGAAGACTATACTGTGGCTTAGAGCCAAATGGCGACATAATACCATGCGTATTCATGCCAATAAAAATTGGAAACATAAGGGTGAATAAACTCATAGACGTATGGAGGGATTCACCAATACTATGGAAGCTTAGAAATAGAGATGAACTGGAGGGGTGCGGTGAATGCGAGTACAGATACATATGTGGTGGATGCAGGGCGAGGGCATATGCATACTTCAACAACATCCAAGGGCCAGACCCAGGATGCTTCATAAAAACAGAATACTGGCAAAAGATAAATAACAGTTAA
- a CDS encoding PadR family transcriptional regulator, whose amino-acid sequence MSGIELMELEWMLMRGAIRLLILALLQKSMMTCYQIIKAIQQITERKPSLSTIHDILTELEERRLIESFTTQQAEKYYKITELGRRILNEARGRSLKKMMNIINIILE is encoded by the coding sequence ATGAGTGGAATAGAATTAATGGAGCTTGAATGGATGCTGATGAGGGGGGCCATAAGACTACTAATACTTGCACTACTACAGAAATCAATGATGACATGCTACCAAATAATAAAAGCAATACAACAAATAACTGAGAGGAAGCCAAGCCTAAGCACAATACACGACATACTCACAGAACTTGAAGAGAGGAGGCTTATAGAAAGCTTCACAACACAACAAGCGGAAAAATATTACAAGATAACAGAACTTGGAAGGAGAATACTGAATGAAGCTAGGGGGAGAAGCCTAAAGAAGATGATGAATATAATAAACATTATATTAGAATAA
- a CDS encoding DUF438 domain-containing protein, translating into MSTFNEKKEVIKAVLRELHSGVSLEVLKERFKEFLKDVSPMEIPLIEQELVREGVPIQEIIKLCDLHVALFRDFLVSRELEDVPRGHPLNLLLMENEYLLKKAEALNIYALSLSRATSEDEKKALINNIRDLINDLRKIRVHYRKIQMLIFPYLEKRGISAVPRVLWAREDEIIVKLRGMVKLLESNDYTQIAKRASEIANGISEIIFRENKILFPAVWVLLSEGEWAAISDEANKIGWLVNLDVKWTPREKPTMPYEVKGVVSGEVLEKLPQEMKIMALAGGIKPDEYELIRSGDLNLETGFINLDELKSLIKSLPLEVTFADVNDRVRFFSEGKFHKGFARSKTILGRRVEYCHPPRLEAFIKKVLNELKSGAKNYEVFWTKMGDRIIRVMVVALRNDEGKYLGALEIVEDLTEIVENPEEVKKKILVI; encoded by the coding sequence GTGTCAACTTTTAATGAGAAGAAGGAGGTCATTAAAGCAGTTTTGAGGGAGTTGCATAGTGGTGTTAGTTTAGAGGTTTTAAAGGAGAGGTTTAAGGAATTTCTTAAGGATGTTTCTCCAATGGAGATACCATTAATAGAGCAAGAGCTTGTTAGGGAGGGGGTTCCAATTCAAGAAATCATTAAATTATGTGATTTACATGTGGCTTTATTTAGAGATTTCCTTGTTTCAAGGGAGCTTGAAGATGTTCCAAGGGGGCATCCATTGAACTTACTATTGATGGAGAATGAGTATTTATTGAAGAAAGCTGAAGCTTTAAACATTTATGCTTTAAGCTTATCTAGAGCTACCTCTGAAGATGAGAAGAAGGCTTTAATCAACAATATTAGAGACTTAATTAACGATTTGAGGAAGATTAGAGTTCATTATAGGAAGATTCAAATGCTAATTTTCCCATACTTGGAGAAGCGGGGGATATCTGCCGTCCCAAGAGTTCTATGGGCTCGTGAAGATGAAATAATTGTTAAATTGAGGGGGATGGTTAAACTCCTTGAATCCAATGATTATACGCAGATAGCTAAGAGGGCTTCGGAAATTGCCAATGGAATTTCAGAGATAATATTCAGGGAGAATAAGATATTGTTCCCAGCAGTATGGGTTTTGCTTTCCGAAGGTGAATGGGCTGCAATAAGTGATGAAGCTAATAAAATTGGATGGCTTGTTAATTTGGATGTTAAGTGGACTCCTAGGGAAAAGCCTACAATGCCCTATGAAGTTAAGGGAGTTGTTAGTGGGGAAGTTTTGGAGAAGCTTCCACAAGAAATGAAGATAATGGCTTTAGCTGGAGGCATAAAACCAGACGAGTATGAATTGATTAGGTCAGGGGACTTAAACCTTGAAACTGGATTCATAAATCTAGATGAATTGAAAAGCTTAATCAAAAGCTTACCATTGGAAGTTACCTTCGCTGACGTCAATGATAGAGTTAGATTCTTCTCCGAAGGGAAATTCCATAAGGGGTTTGCTAGATCAAAGACTATTCTAGGCAGAAGGGTGGAATACTGCCATCCACCAAGACTGGAAGCATTCATAAAGAAGGTTTTAAATGAACTTAAAAGCGGCGCTAAGAACTATGAAGTATTCTGGACTAAAATGGGCGATAGAATAATTAGAGTCATGGTGGTTGCACTGAGAAATGATGAAGGTAAATATCTTGGAGCTCTAGAAATAGTTGAAGACTTAACTGAAATTGTGGAAAACCCTGAAGAAGTAAAGAAGAAGATACTAGTGATATAG
- a CDS encoding type II toxin-antitoxin system VapC family toxin encodes MEQKRYVDVNVFIYWLGGHTTFGKTAYEWIERIESSSRGAYVTSSLTLYQALVVIAGLTGRNMRDESLVKGVIGAIKSLPGLEVVSLSSEDFERAIELMESYKLDYEDALHLAVALRSKAMEIISNDDDFDKTPLKRRF; translated from the coding sequence GTGGAGCAGAAAAGGTATGTAGATGTTAATGTATTCATCTACTGGCTTGGAGGTCACACCACATTTGGAAAAACTGCTTATGAATGGATAGAGAGGATTGAAAGCTCTTCGAGGGGGGCATATGTTACTTCAAGCTTAACCCTCTACCAAGCTTTAGTCGTAATAGCGGGGTTAACTGGAAGGAACATGAGGGATGAAAGTTTAGTTAAAGGAGTTATAGGTGCAATAAAAAGTCTCCCAGGCTTAGAAGTAGTTTCACTAAGTTCAGAGGATTTTGAAAGAGCCATTGAATTGATGGAAAGCTATAAGTTGGACTATGAGGACGCTCTACACTTAGCTGTTGCCTTAAGAAGCAAAGCTATGGAAATAATATCAAATGATGATGACTTCGATAAAACACCGTTGAAAAGGAGATTTTAA
- a CDS encoding translation elongation factor-like protein, whose amino-acid sequence MVEPYLSEEKLVNVGRVIHFYPRISVAIVELTSKLSVGDRIVIRGASTNFEQTVESMQIQHKNVESAEAGQLIGLKVAQRVREKDIVYKKVS is encoded by the coding sequence TTGGTTGAACCATACTTGAGTGAGGAAAAACTTGTAAATGTTGGTAGAGTTATACATTTCTATCCACGTATAAGTGTAGCCATAGTTGAACTAACATCAAAACTATCCGTTGGAGATAGGATAGTTATTAGGGGGGCTTCAACAAACTTTGAACAAACAGTTGAATCCATGCAAATACAGCACAAGAATGTTGAATCAGCTGAAGCAGGACAACTTATTGGATTGAAAGTTGCACAAAGGGTTAGGGAGAAGGATATCGTCTACAAAAAGGTTTCATAA
- a CDS encoding glycosyltransferase family 4 protein translates to MKIALCSDYFYPKIGGITVHVENLAKALEFKGHDVFIVTKKADFDDNIHGLRVVRVKSLFRTSQTIDIPYTDELMDVFRREKPDIIHAHHAFSPISLFSLAIGRRLGIKTVLTNHSIQFLYDVAYLWKPFSYLAFPITQYINYADRILAVSCAAAKFISHFTDKDVMVIPNGVNVEEFTPSRKDFDGRSILFVGRLVYRKGVHRLLNVMRYIVREVEDAHLYMIGSGYLSSTIKLMVKSLNLQGNITLIGSVGREDLIEYYKRSHVFVLPSVYGESFGIVILEAMASKTPVVAVAQGGIRELLENGETGLLVEGEGLTRKLAENICKLLKDKTLSENISLNAYREVQKYDWKIIARMIEEVYGDILSS, encoded by the coding sequence GTGAAGATTGCTCTTTGTAGTGATTACTTTTATCCTAAGATTGGTGGTATAACTGTTCATGTTGAGAATTTGGCTAAGGCTTTGGAGTTTAAGGGTCATGATGTATTCATTGTCACTAAGAAGGCTGATTTTGATGATAATATTCATGGTTTAAGGGTTGTTAGGGTTAAATCCCTATTTAGAACTTCTCAAACCATCGACATCCCATATACTGATGAGCTTATGGATGTTTTTAGGAGGGAGAAGCCTGATATTATACATGCACATCACGCCTTCTCACCCATATCCCTATTCTCATTGGCTATTGGTAGGAGGCTTGGAATCAAGACTGTTTTAACGAATCACTCCATACAATTCCTATATGATGTGGCATACTTGTGGAAGCCATTCTCCTACTTAGCCTTCCCCATAACGCAATACATAAATTATGCTGACAGAATCCTAGCTGTAAGTTGTGCTGCTGCGAAATTCATTTCACACTTCACAGATAAAGATGTAATGGTGATTCCCAATGGTGTTAATGTTGAGGAGTTCACGCCGTCAAGGAAGGATTTTGATGGTAGAAGCATACTTTTCGTTGGTAGGCTTGTATATAGGAAGGGGGTTCATAGACTCTTAAACGTCATGAGATACATTGTTAGGGAAGTTGAGGATGCACATTTATACATGATTGGATCTGGATACCTAAGTTCAACAATTAAATTAATGGTTAAATCCCTAAACCTCCAAGGAAACATAACCCTAATTGGCAGTGTGGGAAGGGAGGATTTAATCGAATATTATAAGCGATCCCACGTATTCGTCTTACCCTCAGTGTATGGAGAATCCTTTGGCATAGTTATCTTGGAGGCCATGGCTTCAAAAACTCCAGTTGTAGCCGTAGCTCAAGGTGGAATTAGAGAGTTGCTGGAAAATGGTGAAACAGGACTCCTAGTTGAAGGTGAAGGGTTAACTAGGAAGCTTGCTGAAAACATATGCAAACTATTAAAGGATAAAACATTATCCGAGAATATTTCATTAAATGCTTATAGGGAAGTTCAAAAATATGATTGGAAAATTATAGCTAGGATGATTGAAGAAGTTTATGGAGATATCTTATCCTCATAG